In Acipenser ruthenus chromosome 58, fAciRut3.2 maternal haplotype, whole genome shotgun sequence, a genomic segment contains:
- the LOC117407671 gene encoding zinc finger protein 436-like isoform X4 — MFLVKVTVLNVKRKPPYRLKKETTTTYADCREIQRQRGLIASLKHWSIMPFSMKRQRKQQRKYYLNRLQKVRTDQPHSKEVSEMEAAHISPELPIRWVVSADRTVEIKEEVTELGCDQANERILQEETPPSSITERGTGMTLVRLGRREESEMASSHIKEETPELEPALIKEEIPALESVHIKEESPVLESVHVKEESPVLESVHIKEESPVLESVHIKRVILNSKPLSSLQGSLPCPGCGEIFNPEGNLETSPGKTLHRCAGCVETFMESGILNGQQQTGTGKTPYNCHECGADFRPHSTVKHHLRVLKVQLGYPCERQDSEMEPVHIKEELPELDPVHVKEELPELEPVHITEETPALEPVQINEESPEVESAEREHLSVSKADEGEHDSTPSPHCKPLTLESTETAHSVCVNNSETRGNLKTLPCSTEDGKSSWQLGSPKTHKGTHTGGTTFPCADCGKSFSHVSQLKIHQCVHTGDKPYHCSECGKRFSRLSNLRRHQHSHTGEKPHHCNECKKRFSRIEHLKTHQLIHTGEQPHHCNDCGKSFIYLSKLKRHRIFHTGEKPYHCNECEKRFSRIEHLRTHQQIHTGEKQHHCNECEKSFSRLDYLKHHQQIHTGEIAHHCNDCGKSFTVLGSLKKHQRIHTGEKPYQCNDCGMSFSRTENLRIHQRIHTGEKPHHCNQCGRSFTRAECLRKHQRIHTREKPYHCNECGRSFTRKDRLKKHQRIHT, encoded by the exons TGAGAACGGATCAGCCTCACTCAAAGGAAGTTTCtgagatggaagcagctcacatcagcccagagcttcctattcgatgggttgtttctgcagacaggactgttgagatcaaggaggaagtgactgagctggggtgtgaccaggccaatgagcggatcctgcaggaggaaaccccaccttctagcatcactgagagag GTACTGGTATGACACTGGTACGTCTTGGTAGAAGAGAAGAATCAGAAATGGCATCTTCTCACATTAAAGAGGAGACTCCTGAACTGGAACCTGCCCTCATTAAAGAGGAGATtcctgcactagaatcagtccatattaaagaggagagtcctgtactagaatcagtccatgttaaagaggagagtcctgtattagaatcagtccatattaaagaggagagtcctgtattagaatcagtccatattaaaaggGTTATTCTCAATTCTAAACCCTTAAGCAGCTTGCAGGGCTCTCTTCCCTGTCCTGGATGTGGGGAGATTTTTAATCCTGAAGGAAACCTTGAAACATCTCCTGGAAAGACTCTGCATCGCTGTGCTGGATGTGTGGAGACTTTCATGGAGTCAGGAATCTTGAACGGACAGCAGCAAACAGGcactggaaagactccatataacTGTCATGAATGCGGGGCAGATTTCAGACCCCACAGCACCGTGAAACACCACCTGCGAGTTCTGAAGGTACAGCTGGGTTATCCTTGTGAAAGGCAGGATTCAGagatggagcctgtccacattaaagaggagcttCCTGAACTAGACCCTGTCCATGTGAAAGAGGAGCTTCCTGAGCTGGAACCTGTCCACATTACAGAGGAGACCCCGGCACTTGAACCTGTCCAGATTAACGAGGAAAGTCCCGAGGTAGAATCAGCAGAACGTGAACACCTTTCAG TTTCTAAAgcagatgaaggagaacacgactccactccatcaccgcactgcaaaccacttacTCTGGAGAGTACAGAGACTGCACATTCTGTGTGTGTGAACAATTCTGAAACCCGGGGCAATTTGAAGACCTTGCCTTGCTCTACTGAAGATGGGAAGAGTTCCTGGCAATTAGGATCTCCTAAAACTCACAAGGGGACTCACACTGGAGGGactacatttccctgtgctgattgtgggaagagtttcagtcatgtTTCACAGCTTAAAATCCACCAGtgtgttcacacaggagataaaccgtatcactgctctgagtgtgggaagagattcagtcgttTATCAAACCTTAGAAGacaccagcacagtcacacaggagagaaaccacaccactgtaatgaatgtaAGAAGAGGTTCTCTCGAATAGAACATCTTAAAACTCACCagttaattcacacaggagagcaaccgcaccactgtaatgattgtgggaagagtttcatttatttatcaaAGCTTAAAAGACACCGGATatttcacacaggagagaaaccgtatcactgtaatgaatgtgagaAGAGGTTCTCTCGAATAGAACATCTTAGAActcaccagcaaattcacacaggagagaaacaacaccactgtaatgaatgtgagaAGAGTTTCTCTCGATTAGACTATCTTAAACatcaccagcaaattcacacaggagagataGCACACCACTGTAATGATTGTGGGAAGAGCTTTACTGTATTAGGAAGTCTTaaaaaacaccaacgaattcacacaggagagaaaccgtaccagTGTAATGACTGTGGAATGAGTTTCAGTCGAACAGAGAACCTTAGaatacaccaacgaattcacacaggagagaaaccacaccactgtaatCAATGTGGGAGGAGTTTTACTCGAGCAGAGTGCCTTAgaaaacaccaacgaattcacacaagagagaaaccgtaccactgtaatgaatgtgggagGAGTTTTACCCGAAAAGACAGACTTAAgaaacaccaacgaattcacacatgA